The following are from one region of the Candidatus Neomarinimicrobiota bacterium genome:
- a CDS encoding diacylglycerol kinase family lipid kinase yields MPKSTSKHRYLLIVNPEAGSRSTMKALPDIERLMRARHAEFEFHFTKERDHATELVREVGSEFDVIVSVGGDGTINEIVNGMPDLHKPMGIIPIGTGNDFARSCSLPIGDLEAAVDVLLAHDAKNIDVGEVNGRRFINVMGLGFEGRANDIGKMLPFLHGTPKYLIAIGGTYLTYRRMPLKIKFNDVVIDEKVFLLSIGNGWNVGGGLRLTPKAVLDDGVFDVGYLQNITRFRILQVFPKLYDGTIDTVPEVKMYQTKELTIESDRPIPAHIDGESFDPVQRAFKVRLIPKAIEIIGNWSADTRFN; encoded by the coding sequence ATGCCAAAATCCACATCTAAACACCGCTATTTACTGATAGTCAATCCTGAAGCAGGGAGCCGCTCAACCATGAAGGCTCTGCCCGATATCGAACGCCTCATGCGAGCACGCCATGCAGAATTTGAATTCCACTTCACAAAAGAACGTGATCATGCCACAGAATTGGTAAGAGAAGTGGGCTCCGAATTTGATGTCATTGTTTCGGTGGGAGGGGATGGAACCATAAACGAAATCGTAAATGGCATGCCAGATCTTCACAAACCAATGGGAATTATACCCATAGGTACTGGGAATGATTTCGCGCGGAGTTGTTCATTGCCCATAGGCGATCTGGAGGCTGCAGTCGATGTTTTGCTGGCACACGATGCCAAAAATATTGATGTGGGTGAAGTAAATGGTCGACGCTTTATCAATGTTATGGGTCTTGGCTTTGAAGGTCGAGCAAATGACATAGGGAAAATGCTGCCCTTTCTCCATGGTACTCCAAAGTACCTTATAGCTATTGGAGGTACCTATCTGACCTATCGGAGGATGCCCCTTAAAATCAAATTCAACGATGTTGTTATCGATGAGAAGGTCTTTCTTCTGAGCATTGGAAATGGCTGGAATGTCGGAGGGGGTTTAAGGCTCACTCCCAAGGCGGTATTAGATGATGGTGTATTTGATGTGGGCTATTTGCAGAACATCACGAGGTTCAGAATCCTACAGGTGTTCCCAAAACTATATGATGGCACCATAGATACGGTCCCAGAGGTTAAAATGTACCAGACCAAAGAGTTGACCATTGAAAGTGATCGCCCCATACCGGCCCATATAGATGGTGAGTCATTTGATCCTGTTCAGAGGGCATTTAAGGTGAGGTTAATTCCAAAGGCCATAGAGATCATTGGAAATTGGTCAGCGGATACAAGATTTAATTGA
- a CDS encoding aldo/keto reductase, whose amino-acid sequence MQYTKLGKRGPKVSTIGFGAWAIGGMNWGPTDDEVSLKAIRTALDEGVTFIDTADVYGFGHSEDLIAKVIKERGKGDLIIATKAGNDFYYAGEETDNGYGAIQQNYKKEYLIEAAEKSLKRLGVETLDVLQLHSPDIEKLEWDDPWEALTRLKEQGKIQHAGLSIQSFKESEQAYLLERHHDLLDVIQVRYNLLERKAEKLLFPEAIKYGVGVIVRIPMLFGLLSGKFDRKRVFEGDDHRRFNLDADKLDSYLTKMESMENLYSRYSDWSPAQIALRFGISHPACHVSIPGGKTPDQVRENCGASDMPEVTLK is encoded by the coding sequence ATGCAATACACAAAATTAGGTAAGCGGGGACCCAAAGTTTCCACGATTGGATTTGGAGCATGGGCTATTGGTGGAATGAACTGGGGACCCACAGATGATGAGGTTTCACTAAAAGCAATTCGCACAGCCCTGGATGAAGGTGTCACCTTTATTGACACAGCAGATGTATATGGCTTTGGCCATTCAGAGGATCTCATTGCTAAGGTTATCAAAGAACGGGGAAAAGGTGATCTCATCATTGCCACCAAAGCAGGCAATGACTTTTACTATGCAGGCGAAGAAACAGACAATGGCTATGGAGCCATTCAGCAGAATTATAAAAAGGAATATCTCATCGAGGCAGCGGAGAAGAGTCTCAAACGCCTCGGCGTGGAAACCCTGGATGTCCTGCAACTCCATAGTCCCGATATTGAAAAGCTCGAGTGGGATGATCCCTGGGAAGCATTGACAAGATTGAAGGAGCAGGGCAAGATTCAACATGCAGGACTCTCCATCCAATCATTTAAGGAATCTGAGCAAGCATACCTCCTTGAAAGACACCACGATTTGCTGGATGTGATCCAGGTTCGCTATAACCTCCTGGAGCGCAAGGCTGAAAAATTGCTCTTCCCAGAAGCCATTAAATATGGGGTGGGCGTTATCGTGCGCATTCCCATGTTGTTTGGACTGCTTAGTGGGAAATTTGATCGGAAGCGTGTCTTTGAAGGTGATGATCATCGCCGTTTTAATCTGGATGCTGATAAGCTGGATAGCTATTTGACTAAAATGGAGTCCATGGAAAATTTATATAGCCGTTATTCGGATTGGAGCCCGGCTCAGATTGCCTTACGTTTTGGAATTTCTCATCCAGCCTGCCATGTATCTATTCCCGGGGGAAAAACACCTGATCAGGTCAGAGAAAATTGTGGTGCTTCGGATATGCCTGAGGTCACCCTGAAATAA
- a CDS encoding SDR family NAD(P)-dependent oxidoreductase, protein MGNTYQKIFITGASTGIGRQLALDYGKSEAELWLLARSESKLTSLAEEIQKAGGKVHILICDATDEPAFLRALGVAQEESGGFDLVIANAGWSGKMKYPGDKNIEVLNQVIDLNFRAATQTLEFFAKFMVIAKHGHLVGVSSIAGFRGAPGSAAYSATKAALISYLESLRFSVRPSGVFVTDIRPGFVRTPLTDRNVIPMPLLMDVDRASQKIRRAIERKRKRFAFPWQMAVLIHLIKASPDFLYDWVAGLTFGKQAVSGRTGKSETNTPE, encoded by the coding sequence GTGGGAAATACATACCAAAAAATCTTTATCACGGGTGCCAGTACAGGTATCGGGAGACAATTGGCTTTGGATTATGGCAAATCAGAGGCGGAATTGTGGCTCCTGGCAAGATCTGAAAGCAAACTCACCAGTCTCGCAGAAGAAATTCAAAAAGCAGGTGGAAAAGTCCATATTCTGATCTGTGATGCCACGGACGAACCGGCCTTTCTAAGAGCACTTGGGGTTGCCCAGGAGGAGTCAGGTGGTTTTGATCTAGTCATTGCCAACGCAGGATGGAGTGGCAAAATGAAATATCCTGGTGATAAGAATATTGAAGTTCTGAATCAGGTAATTGATTTAAACTTCCGGGCTGCAACTCAAACTTTGGAATTTTTCGCAAAATTCATGGTCATTGCTAAACATGGGCATCTTGTAGGGGTTTCCAGTATTGCTGGTTTTAGAGGTGCTCCAGGCTCTGCAGCTTACAGTGCAACCAAGGCTGCCCTGATTTCCTATTTGGAATCTCTCCGATTCTCTGTGCGCCCCTCAGGCGTTTTTGTAACTGATATTCGGCCTGGTTTTGTGAGAACTCCCCTGACAGACAGGAATGTGATTCCCATGCCCCTCCTCATGGATGTGGATCGCGCCAGTCAAAAAATCCGAAGAGCAATTGAACGAAAAAGGAAGCGATTCGCTTTTCCATGGCAAATGGCTGTGCTCATCCACTTGATAAAGGCTTCACCGGATTTCCTTTATGACTGGGTAGCAGGTCTCACATTTGGAAAGCAGGCAGTATCTGGCCGAACGGGCAAATCAGAAACAAATACCCCTGAATAA
- a CDS encoding LptF/LptG family permease, protein MIKTLDKYVFRELLTPFMYSLLVLTMIFLVNFIIRAMDRILGKGLSIWVILEYIILNLAWILALAIPLSVLVAVLLAYGRLATDHEVTAMRSGGISLPRIMAPALVFSILVGSFTLYFNTTILPDVNHRARLLGSDIYRKRPDMDIVPGYFIDDLPDYNIRVNEVTEEGLSGVVIFSKSDLREQVSIFAETGRTETIGGQIIFTLYNGEKHLLDLDKQDDYQREYFDSTRLTVKVNNLELKRRESAVRGDREMTPAMMYTRIEENKERFNRTIERMNSIRLKSPLFNGDSLVDMIALMDTIKRIPVQENTPTEARTRVWNRTVDKLESQERLLNSYLKQINKYLVEIHKKYAMAVTCIVFVLVGVPLGIMTRKSSGTIGVAIGMFFIYWAALIAGEELADRRYLDPVIAMWAPNVIMAVVGLWISFQVSRERTVINILWLKTILNPQNWKILRSKKT, encoded by the coding sequence ATGATCAAGACTTTAGATAAATACGTTTTTCGGGAATTACTCACCCCGTTTATGTATTCGCTGCTGGTCCTGACCATGATCTTTCTGGTGAATTTCATCATTCGGGCCATGGATCGAATATTAGGCAAGGGTCTCTCCATCTGGGTGATTCTGGAGTATATCATCTTGAATTTGGCCTGGATCCTGGCTTTGGCCATACCACTGTCAGTCCTGGTGGCCGTCCTCTTAGCCTACGGACGCCTCGCCACAGATCATGAAGTAACCGCCATGCGCTCTGGTGGGATATCATTGCCCCGGATTATGGCCCCAGCCCTGGTATTCTCCATTCTGGTAGGGAGTTTTACGCTCTACTTCAATACCACAATTCTTCCTGATGTGAACCATCGCGCCAGACTTCTCGGATCAGATATCTATCGAAAACGACCCGATATGGACATCGTCCCGGGATACTTCATCGATGATCTTCCCGATTACAACATTCGTGTTAATGAGGTCACTGAAGAAGGTCTCAGCGGCGTCGTCATATTCTCCAAAAGCGATCTCAGAGAACAGGTCTCAATTTTTGCAGAAACGGGTCGCACTGAAACCATTGGTGGTCAGATCATCTTTACCCTTTACAACGGTGAAAAGCACCTGTTGGATCTGGACAAACAGGATGATTATCAACGTGAATATTTTGACTCAACCCGTCTTACCGTCAAGGTAAATAACCTTGAGCTGAAGCGTCGTGAATCCGCGGTTCGGGGAGACCGTGAAATGACGCCAGCCATGATGTACACCAGGATTGAAGAGAACAAAGAGAGATTTAATCGAACCATTGAGAGAATGAATAGCATCAGGCTAAAAAGTCCACTCTTTAATGGTGATTCACTGGTGGATATGATTGCGCTGATGGATACGATCAAGCGTATTCCCGTCCAGGAAAACACACCCACTGAAGCCAGAACCAGGGTTTGGAATCGCACTGTCGATAAACTTGAGAGCCAGGAGCGCCTTCTAAATAGCTATTTAAAACAGATCAATAAATATCTCGTTGAAATTCATAAGAAATACGCGATGGCAGTTACCTGCATCGTGTTTGTGTTGGTAGGTGTACCTCTGGGTATCATGACCCGCAAATCCAGCGGTACCATTGGTGTTGCTATCGGTATGTTCTTCATCTACTGGGCGGCCTTGATTGCTGGTGAGGAGTTGGCTGATCGCCGATACCTGGATCCTGTGATTGCCATGTGGGCTCCAAACGTTATTATGGCTGTAGTTGGACTTTGGATCAGCTTTCAGGTTTCCAGGGAAAGGACCGTCATCAATATTCTCTGGTTAAAGACCATTTTAAATCCTCAGAATTGGAAAATCCTGCGAAGTAAAAAAACTTGA
- a CDS encoding diacylglycerol kinase family lipid kinase has protein sequence MKNLIIFNPWAGHGHAGKILPQIEAYLHEIDFDYDILITEHQGHGVDLTRDADFSQYGGVIAAGGDGTLYEVINGYYRNDSPVRIPIGVLPVGTGNAFVRDMDLHHHDWKPALDIIKTGATRKFDVGHFTTEGKTYYYLNILGLGLVADIGATALKMKALGNISYTLGSLYHILKLKPFKIKMEIDDQVIERENVFVEISNTRYTANFLMAPAAKTDDGLLDVTILGPKSRIGLIRSFPKIITGEHIHMKEVECFQASHIRIETNIPKILTPDGELMGSTPLEVDCLKQAIEVFWK, from the coding sequence ATGAAAAACCTCATCATTTTCAATCCATGGGCAGGTCATGGACACGCTGGTAAAATTTTACCTCAAATCGAAGCATATCTGCATGAAATCGATTTTGACTACGATATTCTAATTACAGAACATCAGGGCCATGGAGTGGATCTCACCAGGGATGCAGATTTTAGTCAATATGGTGGCGTGATTGCAGCTGGCGGTGATGGTACCCTCTATGAGGTCATCAATGGCTATTACCGCAACGACTCACCAGTCCGTATTCCCATCGGTGTTTTACCTGTTGGAACAGGCAATGCCTTTGTAAGAGATATGGATTTGCACCATCACGACTGGAAGCCTGCACTCGATATTATTAAGACCGGTGCAACACGGAAATTTGATGTAGGACATTTCACAACAGAGGGTAAAACCTATTACTATTTGAACATACTTGGTTTGGGTTTGGTTGCGGATATTGGAGCCACAGCCCTAAAGATGAAAGCACTGGGGAATATTTCCTACACGCTGGGGAGTCTTTACCACATTTTAAAATTAAAGCCCTTCAAAATCAAAATGGAAATTGACGATCAAGTCATCGAGAGGGAGAATGTCTTTGTGGAAATTTCCAATACCCGTTACACGGCGAACTTTCTCATGGCTCCGGCTGCAAAAACCGATGATGGTCTGCTTGATGTGACAATTCTCGGTCCAAAAAGTAGAATCGGCCTCATCAGGAGTTTCCCAAAGATTATCACCGGAGAGCATATCCATATGAAAGAGGTCGAATGCTTTCAGGCCAGCCATATTCGAATTGAAACAAACATCCCCAAGATTTTGACACCAGATGGAGAACTCATGGGATCTACTCCCCTGGAAGTGGATTGCCTGAAGCAGGCAATTGAGGTCTT
- a CDS encoding TldD/PmbA family protein has protein sequence MDLHQILSGIDVRADWIGLRYVKENTGFRLIRDGKPEANARESKQGVMVEVLVNGQFAYYGTSRLDKPGIQAAAERAVKLATAATKYSLHSFGVEARPVAKGSYSSPFQTAADAFSPGELSDLLIKATAELKVSDKVVTTNAMARTVDTESHFVSSNGSDVDQKYLMVSADYSAIAHEGSVTQKRTDGGLLAKSYQAGMEVFNEADVLARCRNIGAEAVELLTAEECPTGTMDLILAPDQMMLQIHESVGHALEIDRILGDERNYAGWSFVRLEDFGKLQYGSPLMNITFDPYVENQFASYAYDDGGLKAEKEFLIKEGLLIRGLGGKESQLRSGINGVANFRASSWNRAPIDRMANLNLEPGNSTSDEMIASVEKGVFMTSNRSWSIDDYRNKFQFGCEYGKLIENGKLTKTVKNPNYRAISNPFWRSLKMLGNRDTFEIYGTPFCGKGEPNQIIRVGHASPLCLFEGVEIFGGA, from the coding sequence ATGGATCTACATCAAATACTTTCTGGTATTGACGTAAGAGCCGATTGGATCGGCTTACGTTATGTAAAGGAAAATACAGGATTTCGACTGATAAGGGATGGGAAACCAGAAGCCAATGCAAGAGAATCAAAGCAAGGTGTGATGGTAGAAGTATTGGTGAATGGTCAGTTCGCCTACTATGGCACCAGCCGTCTCGATAAACCAGGTATACAGGCTGCTGCCGAGAGAGCTGTTAAATTAGCGACTGCAGCAACCAAATATAGTCTGCACTCTTTTGGTGTGGAGGCACGACCAGTGGCAAAGGGGAGCTACAGCTCACCCTTTCAAACAGCCGCCGATGCCTTTTCACCAGGTGAGTTATCTGATTTGCTCATTAAAGCCACTGCAGAATTAAAAGTCTCAGATAAGGTGGTCACTACAAATGCCATGGCTCGTACCGTGGACACTGAATCTCATTTTGTCTCTTCCAATGGAAGCGATGTTGATCAGAAATACCTCATGGTCTCTGCAGATTATTCTGCCATTGCCCATGAAGGCAGTGTGACCCAGAAACGGACAGATGGTGGTCTCTTGGCCAAGAGCTACCAGGCAGGTATGGAAGTGTTCAATGAGGCTGATGTCCTGGCACGTTGTCGTAATATCGGTGCCGAAGCAGTTGAACTGCTTACTGCCGAAGAATGTCCAACTGGCACCATGGATCTTATTCTCGCCCCTGACCAGATGATGCTTCAAATTCACGAAAGTGTGGGTCATGCCCTGGAGATTGATCGAATCCTTGGTGATGAGCGCAACTATGCGGGTTGGAGTTTTGTCCGTTTGGAAGATTTTGGCAAGCTCCAGTATGGTTCACCCCTCATGAACATCACTTTTGATCCTTATGTGGAGAATCAATTTGCATCCTATGCCTATGATGACGGTGGTTTGAAGGCCGAGAAAGAGTTTCTTATCAAAGAAGGTCTCCTGATTCGCGGTTTGGGTGGCAAGGAAAGTCAATTACGCTCAGGAATCAATGGCGTTGCTAATTTCAGGGCCAGCTCATGGAACCGAGCCCCCATTGATAGAATGGCCAATCTCAACCTGGAACCAGGCAATTCAACCAGTGATGAAATGATTGCTTCTGTTGAGAAGGGTGTCTTTATGACCTCTAATCGATCCTGGTCCATTGATGACTATAGAAACAAATTTCAGTTTGGTTGTGAATATGGCAAGCTCATTGAAAACGGGAAACTGACCAAAACGGTTAAGAATCCAAATTACAGAGCCATATCCAACCCATTCTGGCGTAGCCTGAAAATGCTGGGCAATAGAGATACCTTTGAAATATATGGTACTCCATTTTGTGGCAAAGGCGAACCCAACCAGATCATTCGCGTGGGACACGCTAGCCCATTATGTCTGTTTGAAGGTGTGGAGATATTTGGTGGAGCCTAA
- a CDS encoding TldD/PmbA family protein, protein MEKLFKQINQTIMTELRKGECLGLSFGGEQSTFTRINAAKVRQIGNVDEADLGFNLILNGRRTTGSISLSGGLEEDLSRARGELERLRAEVVQLPEDPYLVLPESTETSRSEKQGDLPDADAIPGILLPPMGDVDLTGIWASGRVYQGSANSSGGYHWFASDSFSLDYSLITPSEKMVKATFAGTEWDQTAYEAFLADSITKLELMSLPPKKIEPGDYRTFIAAAGVSDILSMFSWGGVSEAAIRQSESCLGKMRNENVKLSSLFSFSEDFSSGFAPRFNGNGEVAPEKTDLINRGELAGTLVSTRTAKEYGVESNYASEGESMRAPSMAAGSLRESDVLEALGTGVYLSNLHYLNWSDMIGGRITGMTRYACFWVEAGKIVAPIENMRFDDSIYSFLGENLEAVTEKLHINPDVGTYDGRELSAIVCPGMLLKSFSLTL, encoded by the coding sequence ATGGAAAAATTATTTAAACAAATTAACCAGACAATTATGACTGAGCTCCGAAAAGGTGAATGTCTGGGGCTGAGTTTTGGAGGCGAGCAATCGACCTTTACTCGCATCAATGCAGCTAAGGTCAGACAAATAGGCAATGTTGATGAGGCTGATCTTGGTTTTAATCTCATATTAAATGGCAGAAGAACCACTGGCAGCATCTCTCTTTCTGGTGGCCTTGAAGAAGATCTCAGCAGAGCACGGGGAGAATTAGAACGATTAAGGGCAGAGGTGGTTCAGCTACCAGAAGATCCATATCTGGTTCTACCTGAAAGCACGGAAACCAGTCGGAGTGAAAAACAAGGCGATCTGCCTGACGCTGATGCGATTCCTGGTATCCTGTTACCTCCCATGGGCGATGTTGATCTAACAGGTATCTGGGCTTCCGGTCGAGTTTATCAGGGCAGTGCCAATTCATCTGGTGGATATCACTGGTTTGCCTCAGATTCATTCTCCCTGGATTATTCACTCATTACCCCTTCAGAAAAAATGGTGAAAGCCACTTTTGCCGGCACAGAATGGGATCAGACGGCCTATGAGGCATTCCTGGCTGATTCAATTACCAAGTTGGAACTCATGTCACTGCCACCCAAAAAGATTGAACCTGGCGATTACAGGACTTTTATCGCAGCAGCAGGTGTCTCAGACATTCTCTCCATGTTTTCATGGGGTGGTGTTTCTGAGGCTGCCATTCGTCAGAGTGAAAGCTGTTTGGGAAAAATGCGCAATGAAAATGTCAAATTGAGTTCTCTGTTCTCTTTCTCAGAAGACTTTAGCTCAGGTTTTGCCCCTCGTTTTAATGGAAATGGGGAAGTGGCTCCAGAAAAGACTGATCTGATCAACCGGGGTGAGCTTGCAGGTACTTTGGTAAGTACAAGGACTGCCAAAGAATATGGTGTCGAATCAAATTATGCGTCAGAAGGTGAGAGCATGCGGGCTCCTTCAATGGCAGCTGGCTCACTAAGGGAATCTGATGTTCTGGAAGCCCTGGGTACAGGTGTGTATCTCTCAAACCTCCATTATTTGAACTGGAGCGACATGATCGGTGGACGGATTACCGGTATGACCCGCTATGCCTGCTTCTGGGTGGAAGCGGGTAAAATTGTGGCTCCTATTGAGAATATGCGGTTTGATGACAGTATTTATAGCTTCCTCGGTGAAAATCTGGAGGCAGTAACTGAGAAATTGCATATCAACCCCGATGTGGGGACCTATGACGGACGAGAACTTAGTGCCATTGTGTGTCCCGGGATGTTGTTAAAATCATTTTCATTAACCTTATAG